The Pseudobythopirellula maris genome has a window encoding:
- a CDS encoding PEP-CTERM sorting domain-containing protein, giving the protein MTLLRCKNLAHLMMLACSCFVLASPVQAAISWDGEGGSSWFFDPNNWTSDDDEDILPPGNLVAGDNIERTDLQINDGYEVIFDPVNDPNWANAASLRYPINNDAPGSGGDYGVIGDPADMRFDVYRFYMSRNTTESNTFVLKSGTLTAERTIVGRSGSQAGMPNQGTFIQEGGVLSIPREDLIIGAYESIEGGIPGGGGNGTYEYHSGSLEVGIDFNEGVFEILVGSESNSEGGTSGVSKFVVHNPGDAAGGHIIAQEFHTSSGDLNANGVDSGVAIVEFHYSNGGVRTVQVETVLGINNGVSDNGTRSSRLDLQLDEAVEVDGMGVPGNLGLFHVGVDGFDFVGQITGGGDEGGMFSNADNTELYEQDSSVKAFYGGYEYEWQISYEGLITFDENDYNDDINGYQNSIVESVEAEGASDVVLIGVGSTFVGLTGDYNENGVVDAADFTVWRDTLNTSVTAGTGADGDGDGMITEADYDLWVAYFGQTVVPPVMASAATAVPEPASALLVLLACGAAAGRRRR; this is encoded by the coding sequence ATGACGCTCCTCCGTTGCAAAAACCTGGCGCACTTGATGATGCTGGCGTGCTCCTGTTTCGTCTTAGCGAGTCCTGTTCAAGCGGCGATCTCGTGGGACGGCGAGGGCGGGTCTTCATGGTTCTTTGACCCGAACAATTGGACTTCGGACGACGATGAGGACATTCTGCCGCCGGGCAACCTCGTCGCGGGAGACAACATCGAGAGGACCGACCTGCAGATCAACGACGGCTACGAGGTGATTTTTGACCCCGTGAACGACCCGAACTGGGCGAACGCCGCCTCGCTGAGATACCCCATCAACAACGACGCCCCGGGCAGCGGCGGAGATTACGGCGTCATCGGCGATCCGGCCGACATGCGTTTCGACGTGTACCGTTTCTACATGTCGCGTAACACGACCGAGTCCAACACGTTCGTGTTGAAGAGCGGCACGCTGACCGCGGAGCGGACGATCGTCGGCCGCTCCGGCAGCCAAGCGGGGATGCCCAACCAGGGGACCTTTATCCAGGAAGGCGGCGTGCTGTCGATCCCGCGGGAGGACCTCATCATCGGCGCCTACGAGTCCATCGAGGGGGGGATTCCGGGCGGCGGCGGCAACGGAACATACGAGTACCATAGCGGCAGCCTCGAGGTGGGAATCGACTTCAACGAGGGGGTCTTCGAGATCCTTGTCGGATCGGAGAGCAACAGTGAGGGGGGGACTTCGGGCGTCAGCAAGTTCGTCGTTCACAACCCCGGCGACGCAGCCGGCGGCCACATCATCGCCCAGGAGTTCCACACTTCAAGCGGCGACCTGAACGCCAACGGCGTCGACTCGGGCGTCGCGATCGTCGAGTTCCACTACTCGAACGGCGGCGTGCGGACGGTCCAGGTCGAGACCGTGCTGGGCATCAACAACGGCGTGAGCGACAACGGCACCCGGTCGTCGCGCCTCGACCTGCAACTCGACGAGGCGGTCGAGGTTGACGGCATGGGCGTGCCGGGGAATCTCGGATTGTTCCACGTGGGTGTCGACGGGTTCGATTTCGTTGGCCAGATCACCGGAGGCGGAGACGAGGGGGGCATGTTCTCCAATGCCGACAACACTGAACTTTACGAGCAAGACAGCAGCGTCAAAGCCTTCTACGGCGGCTACGAGTACGAGTGGCAGATCTCCTACGAGGGCCTCATCACCTTCGACGAGAACGATTACAACGACGACATCAACGGCTACCAAAACAGCATCGTCGAGTCGGTCGAGGCCGAGGGCGCCTCGGACGTCGTGCTGATCGGCGTCGGATCGACATTCGTCGGTCTCACGGGCGACTACAACGAGAACGGCGTGGTCGACGCCGCCGACTTCACCGTTTGGCGTGACACGCTCAACACGAGTGTCACGGCCGGCACGGGCGCCGACGGCGACGGCGACGGCATGATCACCGAGGCCGACTACGACCTGTGGGTCGCCTACTTTGGTCAAACGGTCGTGCCGCCGGTCATGGCGAGCGCGGCGACCGCCGTGCCCGAGCCCGCTTCGGCGTTGCTCGTGTTGTTGGCTTGCGGAGCGGCCGCGGGGCGCCGTCGGCGCTGA
- a CDS encoding MazG nucleotide pyrophosphohydrolase domain-containing protein gives MYHEKDVARGVDGTFMWLMEEVGELASALREGTPEELRGEFADVLAWLTTIANVAGVDLTQALREKYGEGCPGCGRLACLCDDSEKP, from the coding sequence ATGTACCACGAGAAGGATGTCGCCCGCGGCGTGGACGGCACCTTCATGTGGCTCATGGAGGAGGTGGGCGAGTTGGCCTCGGCCTTGCGGGAGGGAACGCCCGAGGAGCTGCGGGGCGAGTTCGCCGATGTGCTCGCCTGGCTCACGACGATCGCCAACGTGGCGGGGGTCGATCTCACCCAGGCGCTGCGGGAGAAGTACGGCGAGGGCTGCCCCGGCTGCGGGCGGCTCGCCTGCCTGTGTGACGACTCGGAAAAGCCCTAG
- a CDS encoding ABC transporter ATP-binding protein: protein MIEIHGLTKKYGDLFAIRDIELELAAGDVFGFIGPNGAGKTTTMRILATLLHPTWGEAYVAGHSIYTKPKEIRRVIGYMPDFFGVYDDMKVIEYLEFFAAAYRIRGPGRKKICDDVLELVDLGYKRDALVTSLSRGMTQRLGLARVLLHDPQVLLLDEPASGLDPRARIEIRGLLKELRNMGKTIMVSSHILPELADICNKIGIIERGELIVNADVADVMRQVRQQTVLKITVAGPIEVAASVLEASPLVESVTQAAEHGVEVLTTTLKAEANDPSLVAQELFEAGCRLTMFKEEEINLETAFMTLTQGITS, encoded by the coding sequence ATGATCGAGATCCACGGCCTCACCAAGAAGTACGGCGACCTGTTCGCCATCCGCGACATCGAGCTGGAGCTCGCCGCGGGCGACGTGTTCGGCTTTATCGGCCCCAACGGCGCGGGCAAGACGACCACGATGCGCATCCTCGCGACGCTGCTCCACCCGACCTGGGGCGAGGCGTACGTGGCCGGGCATTCGATCTACACCAAGCCCAAAGAGATCCGCCGCGTGATCGGCTACATGCCCGACTTCTTCGGCGTGTACGACGACATGAAGGTGATCGAGTACCTCGAGTTCTTCGCCGCCGCCTACCGCATCCGCGGCCCCGGGCGCAAGAAGATCTGCGACGACGTGCTCGAGCTGGTCGACCTGGGCTACAAACGAGACGCGCTCGTGACGAGCCTCAGCCGCGGCATGACCCAGCGGTTGGGCCTCGCGCGGGTGCTGCTGCACGACCCGCAGGTGCTGCTCTTGGACGAGCCGGCGAGCGGACTCGACCCGCGCGCTCGGATCGAGATCCGCGGGCTGCTCAAGGAGCTGCGGAACATGGGCAAGACCATCATGGTTTCGAGCCACATCCTGCCGGAGCTGGCGGACATCTGCAACAAGATCGGGATCATCGAGCGTGGCGAGCTGATCGTGAACGCCGACGTGGCCGACGTGATGCGCCAGGTCCGCCAGCAGACCGTGCTGAAGATCACGGTGGCCGGTCCGATCGAGGTGGCGGCTTCGGTGCTCGAGGCAAGCCCGCTGGTCGAGTCGGTCACCCAGGCCGCTGAGCACGGCGTCGAGGTGCTCACCACCACCCTGAAAGCCGAGGCCAACGACCCGAGCCTCGTGGCCCAGGAGCTGTTCGAGGCGGGTTGCCGCCTGACGATGTTCAAGGAGGAGGAGATCAACCTCGAGACGGCGTTCATGACCCTGACGCAGGGAATCACGAGCTAG
- a CDS encoding lamin tail domain-containing protein, which translates to MIGWLREHAAWMDEQMAPVPSLSPPNGDAGTEVTLSVDRPGATIYYTLDGSDPRAADGGYSPTALVYSDPFLVGENVTVNARAVEPGSDFPWSAMATGQYATIVVPADAGNLRVTEINYHPDDPTQEELALVPGADDNSFEFFELLNTSNQTVDLTGVRFTDGIEFDFSTGAVGVLAPGEAVVVVENHLAFNARYGAGRNVAGEYSGRLSNSGEEIAIVGADDSVILSFEYDDSNSWPDDADGDGAALQVIDYFANPADPNNWRESDLTGGTPGAATLLIDGDYDRDGVVTRDDYDAWIQRFGETVDGPGAVPGAGADGNRNGVADAADFTVWRDHLGDVAPPLDYQPPPAVAAVAAATAPASAAVERSADPVSVAHYTSVAHTASNAVSEAAIEDVISAAPTASSNELLLLGDQPNRRLDGGDEKEHGPTRSSRTAWPQEGLEENRPDSTLAEEWDEAFASL; encoded by the coding sequence ATGATCGGTTGGCTCCGGGAGCACGCCGCCTGGATGGACGAGCAAATGGCGCCGGTCCCCTCGCTCTCGCCGCCCAACGGCGATGCCGGGACCGAGGTAACGCTCAGCGTCGATCGGCCCGGGGCGACAATCTACTACACCCTCGACGGATCCGACCCTCGCGCTGCGGACGGCGGCTACTCTCCGACGGCGCTGGTTTACTCGGATCCCTTCCTTGTCGGCGAGAACGTTACCGTCAACGCCCGTGCGGTCGAGCCGGGGTCCGACTTCCCCTGGAGCGCCATGGCGACGGGGCAATACGCCACGATTGTGGTCCCGGCCGACGCCGGCAACCTGCGCGTGACCGAGATCAATTACCACCCCGACGATCCCACGCAGGAAGAGCTGGCGCTGGTCCCCGGGGCCGACGACAACAGCTTCGAGTTCTTCGAATTGCTCAACACCAGCAACCAGACCGTCGACCTGACGGGAGTCCGCTTCACCGACGGCATCGAGTTCGATTTCTCCACCGGCGCCGTCGGCGTCTTGGCCCCGGGCGAAGCCGTGGTCGTGGTCGAAAACCATTTGGCGTTCAATGCCCGATACGGCGCAGGCCGCAACGTCGCGGGCGAGTACAGCGGGCGGCTGTCGAACAGCGGCGAAGAAATAGCGATCGTGGGCGCCGATGACAGCGTGATTCTCAGCTTCGAGTATGACGACTCCAATTCGTGGCCCGATGACGCCGACGGAGACGGCGCCGCACTCCAGGTGATCGATTACTTCGCCAACCCGGCAGACCCCAACAACTGGCGTGAAAGCGACCTGACCGGCGGCACGCCGGGCGCCGCGACCCTGCTGATCGACGGCGACTACGACCGCGACGGCGTCGTCACCCGCGACGACTACGACGCCTGGATCCAGCGGTTCGGGGAAACGGTCGATGGGCCGGGGGCCGTGCCGGGGGCAGGCGCCGACGGCAACCGCAACGGCGTCGCCGACGCGGCGGATTTCACGGTCTGGCGCGACCATCTGGGCGACGTCGCCCCACCGCTCGACTACCAGCCACCGCCCGCGGTTGCCGCCGTGGCCGCCGCTACTGCCCCGGCTTCGGCAGCCGTCGAGCGATCCGCAGACCCGGTCTCCGTGGCGCACTACACAAGCGTTGCCCACACTGCCTCCAACGCAGTATCTGAAGCAGCGATCGAAGATGTCATCTCGGCGGCGCCCACTGCCAGTTCCAACGAGTTGCTGCTGCTCGGCGACCAGCCGAACCGCCGGCTCGACGGCGGTGATGAGAAAGAGCACGGGCCAACCCGGTCGTCCCGTACAGCGTGGCCGCAAGAAGGCTTGGAGGAGAACCGACCCGATTCGACGCTTGCAGAAGAATGGGACGAGGCCTTTGCCTCGCTATGA
- the amt gene encoding ammonium transporter yields MRPVRVLASFVIGATLLVGSAHGQEPVSPDAAADPLAAVEQVQQLLDSAWVLIAAGLVLLMQGGFLCLESGLSRAKNSIHVAIKNLSDFCVSAAAYWAVGFGVMFGASYAGWFGTSDFFLGGGLFSGAGSAWLLAFFLFQITFCGTATTIVSGAVAERMRFGAYLAIAILVSGVLYPLFGHWAWGGVVPGSGAGWLAQMGFIDFAGSTVVHSLGGWVALAAVLTIGPRIGRFGEGATPMNGCNLPMAMLGTLLLWFGWFGFNGGSTLAMNDSVPSILVNTSLSAAFGGLTGLVLSKLLSPHVSVGDTMNGVIAGLVGVTACCHILTPLASVVVGATSCVWCFGATRLLERLRIDDAVGAVPAHGVAGAWGTLCVALLADPAAYGTGNGFWGQLGVQAAGAGVCFVWAFGVGWVALRAISLVIPMRISAADELKGLNIAEHGASTEVLELLTEMHHQQTTGEFSTRVHAEPHTEVGQIAAGYNRVLDKVNEKTQRLEQMHAEAESLHRKLLDVAHQAGKAEIATDVLHNVGNVLNSINVSVGLVRERLEAPRIEPIRKTAQLLREHADDEPSFLADAERGRLVPDYLEGLANALDADNEAAVAELGQLIDNLEHIKAIVSTQQANAGVSGVQEPVDAAQVLGEAETLNASAFDRHGVEVVRQYADLPDFMVEKQKLLQILVNLIRNAKEALVEGRVEGRQLTLRVTRGDEVVRIEVADNGVGVAPENLNKIFTHGFTTKPTGHGFGLHSCANAAREMGGGLFVESEGLGLGTTFLLELPLIPVEAPVAV; encoded by the coding sequence ATGCGACCCGTGCGTGTTTTGGCGTCGTTCGTTATTGGCGCCACGTTGCTCGTTGGCTCCGCCCATGGCCAAGAGCCTGTCTCTCCCGACGCCGCGGCGGACCCGCTTGCCGCCGTCGAGCAGGTACAACAGCTGCTCGATTCGGCATGGGTGCTGATTGCCGCCGGCTTGGTGCTGCTCATGCAGGGGGGATTCCTTTGCTTGGAGTCGGGCCTATCGCGGGCCAAGAACAGCATCCACGTTGCGATCAAGAACCTCAGCGACTTCTGCGTCTCGGCCGCCGCCTACTGGGCGGTCGGCTTCGGCGTGATGTTCGGCGCGAGCTACGCCGGCTGGTTCGGCACGAGCGATTTTTTCCTCGGGGGGGGACTGTTCAGCGGGGCCGGCTCGGCCTGGCTGCTCGCCTTCTTCCTGTTCCAAATCACCTTCTGCGGCACGGCGACGACGATCGTCTCGGGCGCCGTTGCCGAGCGGATGCGTTTTGGCGCCTACTTGGCGATCGCCATCTTGGTGTCGGGTGTGCTCTACCCGTTGTTTGGCCATTGGGCCTGGGGCGGGGTCGTGCCGGGCTCGGGCGCCGGCTGGCTCGCGCAGATGGGCTTCATCGATTTCGCCGGTTCGACCGTGGTCCACTCGCTCGGCGGCTGGGTCGCGCTGGCGGCGGTGCTGACGATCGGCCCCCGCATCGGTCGCTTTGGTGAGGGCGCCACGCCGATGAACGGCTGCAATTTGCCGATGGCCATGCTCGGCACTTTGCTGCTGTGGTTTGGTTGGTTCGGCTTCAACGGCGGCAGCACGCTAGCGATGAACGACAGCGTGCCGTCGATCTTGGTGAACACCAGCCTGTCGGCAGCCTTCGGCGGGCTGACGGGGCTCGTCCTCTCGAAGCTGCTCTCGCCGCACGTGAGTGTGGGCGACACGATGAACGGCGTGATCGCCGGCCTGGTGGGCGTTACCGCCTGTTGCCACATACTTACGCCGCTCGCCTCGGTCGTGGTGGGCGCCACCTCCTGCGTTTGGTGCTTCGGCGCCACGCGGCTGCTGGAGCGACTGCGGATCGACGACGCCGTCGGCGCCGTACCGGCGCACGGCGTGGCGGGCGCCTGGGGCACGCTCTGCGTCGCGTTGCTGGCCGATCCCGCCGCGTACGGCACGGGCAACGGTTTTTGGGGCCAGCTCGGCGTGCAGGCCGCGGGGGCGGGCGTTTGCTTCGTGTGGGCCTTCGGCGTCGGCTGGGTCGCGCTGCGTGCGATCAGCCTCGTCATCCCTATGCGGATCTCGGCCGCCGACGAGTTGAAGGGACTGAACATCGCCGAGCACGGGGCCAGCACCGAGGTGCTCGAGCTGCTCACCGAGATGCACCACCAGCAGACGACCGGCGAGTTCTCCACGCGTGTCCACGCCGAGCCGCACACCGAGGTGGGCCAGATCGCCGCCGGCTACAACCGGGTTCTCGACAAGGTGAACGAAAAGACCCAGCGACTCGAGCAGATGCACGCCGAGGCCGAGTCGCTGCACCGCAAGCTGCTGGACGTGGCTCATCAGGCGGGCAAGGCGGAGATCGCCACCGACGTGCTGCACAACGTGGGCAACGTGCTGAACAGCATCAACGTGTCGGTCGGCCTCGTGCGTGAGCGGCTCGAGGCGCCGCGGATCGAGCCGATCCGCAAAACGGCCCAGCTGCTGCGTGAGCACGCCGACGACGAGCCGTCGTTCCTCGCCGACGCCGAGCGCGGGCGCCTCGTGCCCGACTACCTGGAGGGCTTGGCCAACGCGCTCGACGCCGACAACGAGGCGGCCGTCGCGGAGCTCGGCCAGCTGATCGACAACCTCGAGCACATCAAGGCGATCGTCTCGACGCAGCAGGCGAACGCCGGCGTGTCGGGCGTCCAGGAGCCGGTCGACGCCGCCCAGGTGCTCGGCGAGGCGGAGACGCTCAACGCCTCGGCGTTCGACCGCCACGGCGTCGAGGTGGTGCGGCAGTACGCCGACCTGCCCGACTTCATGGTCGAGAAGCAGAAGCTGCTGCAGATCTTGGTGAACCTCATCCGCAACGCCAAGGAGGCGCTCGTCGAGGGCCGCGTCGAGGGACGCCAACTCACGCTCCGCGTCACCCGGGGCGACGAGGTGGTGCGCATCGAGGTGGCCGACAACGGCGTCGGCGTCGCCCCGGAGAACCTCAACAAGATCTTCACGCACGGATTCACCACCAAGCCGACCGGCCACGGCTTCGGCCTGCACAGCTGTGCGAACGCCGCCCGCGAGATGGGCGGCGGCCTGTTCGTCGAGAGCGAAGGGTTGGGTCTCGGGACCACCTTCCTGCTCGAATTACCGCTCATACCAGTGGAGGCGCCCGTCGCCGTATGA
- a CDS encoding HD domain-containing phosphohydrolase produces the protein MNTTPQRLLVVDDNPAIHDDIRKTLCRSAASESASDSELGAAELALFGEEPAAPAPRAAEAAPQEGLQIDSAYQGAEGLELVRAARIEGRPFPMAFVDVRMPPGWDGIETAERIFEEDEDIQVVLCTAYSDYSIGDIVKRFGPTDRLLILKKPFDIAEVTLLSRTLSEKWRLGREARRTIATQGDKIFDLERLLTMVEQSQISLRVQHENLEDRSRTLSDELRERTAEVMETRQAAIYTLAQITESRDPETGEHLLRMREVAQLIASRLAESGPYKSQVDEEFLGEFYCSTPLHDIGKVGVPDSVLLKPGKLTTEEFQVMKRHTLIGAQALEGAIEATPHGKFLAMAADIARAHHEWFDGSGYPLGLAGEAIPLAARIAAVADVFDAVTSKRVYKDAMSVEAGRQTIIEGSGKQFDPVVVEAFLEVFDGVCAVRDRSDETALATPV, from the coding sequence ATGAACACTACGCCCCAACGCCTGCTGGTCGTCGACGACAACCCAGCGATCCACGACGACATCCGCAAGACGCTCTGCCGCAGCGCGGCTAGCGAGTCCGCGAGCGATAGCGAACTCGGCGCCGCCGAGCTTGCGCTGTTCGGCGAGGAACCGGCCGCCCCCGCGCCGAGGGCCGCCGAGGCCGCTCCGCAGGAAGGCCTGCAGATCGACTCCGCCTACCAAGGCGCCGAGGGACTCGAGCTCGTGCGGGCGGCCCGCATCGAGGGGCGTCCTTTCCCGATGGCGTTCGTCGACGTGCGCATGCCGCCGGGGTGGGACGGCATCGAGACCGCCGAACGCATCTTCGAAGAGGACGAGGACATCCAGGTCGTGCTCTGCACGGCCTACTCCGACTACTCGATCGGCGACATCGTGAAGCGCTTCGGGCCGACCGATCGACTTCTGATCCTCAAGAAGCCGTTCGACATCGCCGAGGTCACGCTGCTCTCGCGCACGCTCAGCGAGAAGTGGCGGCTCGGCCGCGAGGCGCGGCGCACCATCGCCACGCAGGGCGACAAGATCTTCGATCTCGAGCGGTTGCTGACGATGGTCGAGCAGTCACAGATCAGCCTGCGCGTGCAGCACGAGAACCTGGAGGATCGCTCTCGTACGCTCAGCGACGAGCTGCGTGAGCGGACCGCCGAGGTGATGGAGACCCGCCAGGCGGCCATCTACACCTTGGCCCAAATCACCGAGTCGCGCGACCCCGAGACCGGCGAGCACCTGCTGCGTATGCGTGAGGTCGCCCAGCTCATCGCCTCAAGGCTCGCCGAGAGCGGCCCGTACAAATCGCAAGTCGACGAGGAGTTCCTCGGAGAGTTCTACTGCTCGACCCCGTTGCACGACATCGGCAAGGTCGGTGTGCCCGACTCGGTGCTGCTCAAGCCGGGCAAGCTCACGACCGAAGAATTCCAGGTCATGAAGCGGCACACGCTCATCGGCGCCCAAGCGCTCGAAGGGGCGATCGAGGCGACGCCGCACGGGAAATTCCTGGCGATGGCCGCCGACATCGCCCGGGCGCACCACGAGTGGTTCGACGGCAGCGGCTACCCGCTCGGCTTGGCGGGCGAGGCGATCCCGCTGGCCGCACGCATCGCCGCCGTGGCCGACGTGTTCGACGCGGTCACCTCCAAGCGGGTCTACAAAGACGCGATGTCGGTCGAGGCGGGACGCCAGACCATCATCGAGGGCTCGGGCAAGCAGTTCGACCCGGTGGTGGTTGAGGCGTTTCTCGAGGTTTTCGACGGGGTTTGCGCCGTACGCGATCGCAGCGACGAGACCGCCCTGGCGACCCCGGTCTGA
- a CDS encoding DUF2088 domain-containing protein, with protein sequence MKLLPVSQRLNSNPLSNPVAETRRRLDGLGVQPPQGPVAITAGSRGIANLAAITRAAGDWLRDHGAEPFLVPAMGSHNGATAEGQRAMVESLGLTEEAMGMPIRSSMECVKVGEVASGDVWMDRHCWESAGVLVLNRVKLHTCFSGPVQSGITKMMVVGMGKIRSAQTFHSTPTPQMKHMLLEMGKLLIDSGKIWAGLALLEDGYDQTAEIHAIAPGDILTREPELLARHREYFPRLPIDEINTLVVKDIGKTYSGTGMDTNVIGRRGVAGGEDVEKPNCKIIAALNLVEASKGNAIGVGLADFIPQRLRDAIDEHKTFLNVYTTGDMQRGKIPATLADDETVVTKIRERYGDSRWVLVPNTLHLERMFVTEDLAGEIEANPICEIAGAPVELKFEAGRLALPFADDQVFAGK encoded by the coding sequence ATGAAGCTGCTCCCGGTCTCGCAACGCCTCAACTCCAACCCGCTCTCCAACCCCGTGGCCGAGACACGCCGCCGCCTCGATGGGCTCGGCGTCCAACCGCCCCAGGGGCCGGTGGCCATCACCGCAGGCAGCCGCGGCATCGCCAACCTGGCCGCCATCACCCGCGCGGCGGGCGACTGGCTCCGCGACCACGGCGCCGAGCCGTTCCTCGTGCCGGCGATGGGCTCGCACAACGGCGCCACGGCCGAGGGGCAACGCGCGATGGTCGAGTCGCTCGGCCTCACCGAAGAGGCGATGGGCATGCCGATCCGCTCGAGCATGGAGTGCGTCAAGGTTGGCGAGGTCGCCTCGGGCGACGTGTGGATGGACCGCCATTGTTGGGAGTCGGCCGGCGTGCTGGTGCTCAACCGCGTGAAGCTGCACACCTGCTTCAGCGGCCCGGTGCAGAGCGGCATCACCAAGATGATGGTCGTCGGCATGGGCAAGATCCGCTCGGCCCAAACGTTCCATTCCACGCCCACGCCACAGATGAAGCACATGCTGCTTGAGATGGGCAAGTTGCTGATCGACTCAGGCAAGATCTGGGCCGGCCTCGCGCTGCTTGAGGATGGGTACGACCAAACCGCCGAGATCCACGCCATTGCGCCCGGCGACATCCTCACCCGCGAGCCGGAGCTGCTCGCGCGCCACCGCGAGTACTTCCCCCGGCTGCCGATCGACGAGATCAACACGCTGGTCGTCAAAGACATCGGCAAAACGTACAGCGGCACCGGCATGGACACGAACGTGATCGGACGCCGCGGCGTGGCCGGCGGCGAGGACGTCGAGAAGCCCAACTGCAAGATCATCGCCGCGCTCAACCTAGTCGAGGCCTCCAAGGGAAACGCTATCGGCGTGGGGCTGGCCGACTTCATTCCTCAAAGGCTCCGCGACGCGATCGACGAGCACAAGACGTTCCTCAACGTTTACACCACCGGCGACATGCAACGCGGCAAGATCCCCGCCACGCTCGCCGACGACGAGACGGTCGTCACCAAGATCCGCGAGCGCTACGGCGACAGCCGCTGGGTGCTGGTCCCCAACACGCTGCACCTGGAGCGGATGTTCGTCACGGAAGACCTGGCCGGCGAGATCGAGGCGAACCCGATCTGCGAGATCGCCGGGGCGCCGGTCGAGTTGAAGTTCGAGGCGGGGCGGCTCGCACTGCCCTTCGCCGACGACCAAGTTTTCGCCGGCAAATGA
- the flhB gene encoding flagellar biosynthesis protein FlhB — protein MADQSGEKSFEATQHRKDKAREQGQVPYSQDLGSALLLIVGAGLMRMLGGGVSNYFANLTTRYLGEPISLRADEQQLVSQANELLEQTGAVMLPFLGLLLLAGVATSILQVGFLFVPERLQPDIGRINPLKGFGRIFSSQGAAKLGFGLFKVLIVAAVSVAVLWSRQSQVLEAAALDTMALATLLFNTGFETMFWVGFALLVLALADFAFQKWKHSQDLMMTAQEMKEEMKNLQGNPEVAARRRQVQRQMALNRIGSEVPKADVVVTNPTELAIAISYDPETMASPVVVAKGADNLAARIRRLALEHDVPVVERKPLARLLYKEVDIGHPVPSESFAAVAEVLAYVYQLKGKKIPPLPRAA, from the coding sequence GTGGCGGATCAGAGCGGCGAAAAATCGTTCGAGGCGACTCAGCACCGCAAGGACAAGGCGCGCGAGCAGGGGCAGGTTCCCTACAGCCAAGACTTGGGTTCGGCGTTGCTGCTGATCGTCGGCGCCGGCCTCATGCGGATGCTGGGCGGCGGGGTCTCAAATTATTTCGCCAACCTCACCACCCGCTACCTCGGCGAACCGATCAGCCTGCGGGCCGACGAGCAGCAACTCGTCTCGCAGGCCAACGAGTTGCTCGAGCAAACCGGCGCCGTGATGCTCCCCTTCCTGGGTCTGCTGTTGCTCGCTGGCGTGGCGACGAGCATCCTCCAGGTCGGCTTCCTGTTCGTCCCCGAGAGGCTGCAGCCCGACATTGGCCGGATCAACCCGCTCAAAGGCTTCGGGCGGATCTTCTCGTCGCAAGGCGCCGCGAAACTCGGCTTCGGCCTCTTCAAGGTGTTGATCGTGGCGGCGGTCAGTGTTGCGGTGCTGTGGAGCCGCCAGTCGCAGGTGCTCGAGGCGGCGGCGCTCGACACGATGGCGCTCGCCACGCTGCTCTTCAACACCGGCTTCGAAACCATGTTTTGGGTCGGCTTTGCGCTGCTGGTGCTGGCGCTCGCCGACTTCGCTTTCCAGAAGTGGAAGCACAGCCAAGACCTGATGATGACCGCCCAAGAGATGAAGGAGGAGATGAAGAACCTCCAAGGCAACCCCGAGGTCGCGGCCCGCCGCCGCCAGGTGCAGCGGCAGATGGCCCTGAACCGCATCGGCTCGGAAGTGCCGAAGGCCGACGTCGTCGTGACCAACCCCACCGAGCTGGCGATCGCCATCAGCTACGACCCGGAGACGATGGCTTCGCCCGTCGTGGTGGCCAAAGGCGCCGACAACCTGGCGGCCCGCATCCGGCGTTTGGCGCTGGAGCACGACGTGCCGGTGGTCGAGCGCAAGCCGCTCGCGCGGTTGCTCTACAAGGAAGTCGACATCGGCCACCCGGTGCCGAGCGAGAGCTTCGCCGCCGTGGCCGAGGTGCTGGCGTACGTCTACCAGCTGAAGGGCAAGAAGATCCCGCCGCTGCCGCGCGCCGCTTGA